A region of Maridesulfovibrio sp. DNA encodes the following proteins:
- a CDS encoding FAD-dependent oxidoreductase, translating into MNSRKIVVIGGSAAGPKAAARSKRLDAGADVLLLQKAPELSMASCGYPYYIGGNFDERDALLATPTGVVRDEGFFAAAKGVNAKVNTEVTAIDRRNKTVACTDVITGEKSTVEYDKLVLCTGATPRRPPIPGIDLEGVRSLSEMRDADKLRALVDSGEVKNAVIVGGGLIGIEVCEALSESGMNVNVVEMLSQLLMFLDWEIAKLVEKHVATKGVTVHTDNGVAEFLGENGKLTGVKLKDGSVVPCELAVVAIGVVPNAKLAADAGLELGDFGGVAVDEFMRTSDPDIYAAGDCVEINHRITGKKTFAPYGDLANLEARVVADNIARGDKHKFPGTINSGICKVFDLSAGATGLSEQRAKAEGYEVVTATNASPDKPGFMGAKLLVSKMVADAKTGRVLGFQCVGPGEVNRQLAEAAMAVMNGNTIYEIGMADLPYAPPFSLAIDHFITTSHILDNKIAGQMSGISNAEVKEKLDAGEKPFILDVRAPNEFEEMRLGVGEKLIPLGKLRNSFDQLPQDKDTEIITFCKISMRGYEAQRVLEANGWTNVKVMEGGIMAWPFKIEM; encoded by the coding sequence ATGAATTCCAGAAAAATCGTTGTTATCGGAGGTTCTGCTGCAGGACCCAAAGCAGCTGCCCGTTCTAAACGTCTTGATGCCGGAGCAGATGTTCTTTTGCTCCAGAAGGCTCCGGAACTTTCCATGGCTTCATGCGGCTACCCTTACTACATTGGCGGTAATTTTGATGAGCGTGATGCTTTGCTCGCCACGCCTACCGGAGTGGTGCGTGATGAAGGTTTTTTTGCAGCAGCCAAGGGTGTAAACGCCAAGGTCAACACTGAAGTTACAGCTATTGACCGCCGGAACAAAACCGTAGCCTGCACCGATGTGATTACCGGGGAAAAAAGCACGGTGGAATATGACAAACTGGTTCTTTGTACCGGGGCTACTCCGCGTCGTCCTCCTATTCCGGGTATTGATCTTGAGGGCGTGCGGTCCCTTTCTGAAATGCGTGATGCCGACAAACTGCGTGCGCTTGTGGATTCCGGTGAAGTAAAGAATGCAGTAATTGTCGGTGGAGGACTGATCGGTATTGAGGTTTGCGAGGCTCTTTCCGAATCCGGTATGAATGTGAATGTGGTGGAGATGCTTTCCCAGTTGCTTATGTTCCTTGATTGGGAAATCGCAAAGCTGGTGGAAAAGCATGTGGCTACCAAGGGTGTAACCGTTCATACCGACAACGGTGTGGCTGAATTTCTGGGTGAGAACGGCAAGTTGACCGGAGTTAAACTTAAAGACGGTTCCGTTGTTCCCTGTGAACTTGCTGTGGTCGCTATCGGTGTAGTGCCTAATGCCAAGTTAGCCGCAGATGCCGGGCTTGAGCTTGGTGATTTCGGTGGTGTTGCCGTCGATGAATTTATGCGTACTTCCGATCCTGATATTTATGCCGCCGGGGATTGCGTTGAAATCAACCACCGGATCACAGGTAAAAAAACTTTTGCTCCATACGGCGACCTTGCCAACCTTGAAGCCCGTGTTGTTGCGGATAATATCGCCCGTGGTGACAAACATAAATTCCCCGGTACCATCAACAGCGGGATCTGCAAAGTTTTCGACCTAAGCGCCGGAGCCACCGGACTTTCCGAACAGAGGGCCAAGGCTGAAGGGTATGAAGTAGTGACTGCAACCAATGCCAGCCCGGATAAACCCGGATTCATGGGCGCTAAGCTGCTTGTTTCCAAGATGGTTGCCGATGCCAAAACCGGGCGGGTCTTAGGCTTCCAGTGCGTTGGCCCCGGTGAAGTCAACCGCCAGCTTGCCGAAGCCGCCATGGCAGTCATGAACGGCAATACGATTTATGAAATCGGCATGGCTGATCTGCCGTACGCTCCTCCATTTTCGCTGGCTATCGACCATTTTATCACCACTTCCCATATCCTTGATAACAAGATAGCCGGGCAGATGAGTGGAATCAGCAATGCTGAAGTTAAGGAAAAGCTGGATGCCGGAGAGAAGCCATTTATTCTGGACGTTCGCGCACCCAATGAATTCGAGGAAATGCGTCTCGGTGTGGGGGAAAAGCTCATCCCGCTCGGCAAGCTGCGTAATTCTTTTGATCAGCTGCCGCAAGATAAGGACACTGAAATTATTACTTTCTGCAAGATTTCCATGCGTGGATACGAAGCCCAGCGGGTTCTCGAAGCCAACGGCTGGACCAACGTCAAAGTCATGGAAGGCGGTATAATGGCCTGGCCTTTTAAAATTGAAATGTAG
- a CDS encoding iron-containing alcohol dehydrogenase, producing the protein MLNFTFHNPTTIVFGEGQLQELDNLVPEKAKVLITYGGGSAKKTGLLDRVNAELAKSERSVLEFGGIPANPKFEILMKAVQIVRDEKIDFILAVGGGSVIDGTKFIALAAPAKEYEGRERELMKFGFTPVPVDSAVPFGTVLTLPATGSEMNNGAVISDGEDKLPVMSPHTFPKFSILDPTITFTLPKTQVANGVVDTFIHTIEQYLTYPAEGRFQDRTAEGILQTLIEIGATTVNEPENYDARANLVWCSTMALNGLIGAGVPQDWATHMIGHEITALTGLDHAKTLAVMQPANWKVRRTEKREKLIQYAERVWDIREGDDDARIDMAIAKTEEFFKSIGMATRLSDYDIGSDIVDRVVAGLEKHGMTKLSERGDVTLEVSRKMLETAL; encoded by the coding sequence ATGCTTAACTTTACCTTTCACAATCCTACAACCATTGTTTTCGGAGAAGGCCAGCTTCAGGAGCTGGACAATCTTGTCCCTGAAAAGGCTAAAGTACTGATTACCTACGGCGGCGGCAGTGCTAAAAAAACAGGTCTGCTGGACCGGGTAAATGCAGAACTGGCCAAAAGCGAACGCAGTGTTCTCGAATTCGGCGGGATTCCTGCCAACCCCAAATTTGAAATTCTCATGAAAGCCGTACAGATTGTCCGCGATGAAAAAATTGATTTCATTCTCGCCGTCGGTGGCGGTTCTGTAATTGACGGCACAAAATTCATTGCGCTCGCAGCACCGGCGAAAGAGTATGAAGGCCGTGAACGGGAACTGATGAAATTCGGTTTCACCCCCGTACCTGTTGACAGCGCTGTCCCCTTCGGAACCGTGCTGACCCTTCCGGCAACCGGATCGGAAATGAACAACGGGGCTGTTATCAGTGACGGTGAAGACAAGCTTCCTGTTATGTCACCGCACACATTTCCAAAATTTTCCATCCTCGACCCGACAATAACATTCACCCTTCCCAAAACTCAGGTGGCAAACGGCGTTGTCGATACATTCATCCATACAATTGAGCAGTATCTGACCTACCCAGCAGAGGGACGTTTTCAAGACCGCACAGCTGAAGGGATTTTGCAGACTTTGATTGAAATCGGCGCGACAACCGTCAATGAACCGGAAAACTATGATGCCCGCGCCAATCTTGTCTGGTGCTCTACAATGGCCCTTAACGGCCTCATCGGAGCAGGGGTACCTCAAGACTGGGCCACCCATATGATCGGCCACGAAATCACCGCTCTTACCGGTTTGGACCACGCCAAGACACTGGCTGTGATGCAACCAGCCAACTGGAAAGTGCGTCGGACTGAGAAAAGGGAAAAATTAATCCAGTACGCCGAGCGGGTATGGGATATCCGTGAAGGTGATGATGATGCCCGCATCGATATGGCTATTGCCAAAACTGAAGAATTCTTCAAAAGCATCGGCATGGCAACCAGACTTTCCGATTACGATATCGGCTCCGATATCGTTGACCGGGTAGTCGCCGGACTTGAAAAACACGGCATGACCAAACTCTCCGAACGAGGAGACGTGACACTTGAAGTCTCACGCAAAATGCTGGAAACTGCACTCTAA
- a CDS encoding DEAD/DEAH box helicase: MLIEISKDLTITDAPEELVDEIKEALTLMNPDYVNAIKYRGRVGKKIPKYIKMWSGDSKKRLHCPRGFGIELHQIAKAADIEPTYKDKRLELETVDFSFKGELRPYQKAALQSFSKQTQGLLEAGTGAGKTVMALALIAERKQPCLIIVHTKELLLQWIDRINQFLGMEAGQIGGGKFKVRPLTVATIQTARNRLKDLKKTFGHIVVDECHRTPASTFQKVVKNFDAKYLTGLSATPYRADGLDRMISLTLGPVVHRVNPELLRDTGAILKPEVFTVETAFRFAGNPSEEYPLMMTAIAEDYPRNKIIASYVQKELQQNPGTLLLVADRTAHLDALSDLLFDQGVEVAVLTGKTPAGEREEIIADLNAGKIKVLASTASLIGEGFDCKGLSTLFLCSPIKSKGRLVQIIGRILRPADGKRPRLYDFVDIEVGVLKHSAGLRQKIYAEIA, encoded by the coding sequence ATGCTGATTGAAATTTCAAAAGATTTGACTATTACCGATGCCCCGGAAGAACTGGTTGACGAAATCAAGGAAGCCTTAACCTTGATGAATCCAGATTACGTCAACGCTATAAAATACCGGGGCCGGGTCGGAAAAAAAATTCCCAAATATATCAAGATGTGGTCCGGTGACAGCAAAAAACGGCTGCATTGCCCGCGCGGATTCGGCATCGAACTGCATCAGATTGCTAAAGCTGCGGACATTGAACCTACTTATAAAGATAAACGGCTGGAACTTGAGACTGTTGACTTTTCCTTCAAGGGAGAACTGCGCCCTTACCAAAAAGCAGCCCTGCAATCCTTTTCCAAACAGACTCAGGGCTTGTTGGAAGCCGGAACTGGAGCAGGTAAAACAGTCATGGCTCTGGCCCTGATCGCCGAACGTAAACAGCCCTGCCTTATCATCGTACATACCAAAGAACTGCTTTTACAATGGATCGATCGCATCAACCAGTTTCTGGGCATGGAAGCCGGACAGATCGGCGGCGGTAAATTCAAGGTCAGACCTTTAACCGTAGCTACTATCCAGACGGCCCGTAACCGTTTGAAAGATTTAAAAAAAACTTTTGGTCACATTGTGGTTGATGAATGCCACCGCACACCGGCCAGCACTTTCCAAAAAGTAGTCAAAAATTTCGATGCAAAATACCTGACCGGACTTTCCGCAACACCCTACCGTGCAGATGGACTAGACAGAATGATCAGCCTGACCCTAGGCCCTGTAGTGCACCGGGTAAACCCTGAGCTGCTGCGTGATACCGGGGCTATCCTCAAGCCGGAAGTCTTCACCGTGGAAACAGCTTTCAGGTTTGCCGGAAACCCTTCCGAAGAATATCCGCTCATGATGACCGCCATTGCTGAAGATTACCCGCGCAACAAAATTATCGCATCGTATGTACAAAAAGAACTGCAGCAGAATCCGGGAACACTGCTGCTCGTTGCCGATCGTACCGCCCACCTGGACGCTCTATCCGATCTACTTTTTGACCAAGGGGTGGAAGTAGCTGTGCTGACAGGGAAAACGCCTGCCGGAGAACGTGAAGAAATCATAGCAGACCTTAATGCCGGGAAGATCAAAGTTCTAGCCAGCACAGCATCACTTATCGGAGAAGGATTCGACTGTAAGGGATTATCCACCCTTTTCCTCTGCTCACCCATCAAATCAAAAGGAAGACTGGTCCAGATCATCGGTAGAATTCTGCGCCCTGCAGACGGCAAACGCCCGAGGCTCTATGATTTTGTTGATATCGAGGTCGGGGTATTAAAACATAGTGCCGGGCTACGGCAAAAGATTTACGCTGAAATTGCGTAA
- a CDS encoding ATP-binding protein has translation MKIRFFPVIISFLTGSALGWAFSILENYLVGKLGSSVTLLFPVVSGGLLCFSLYMCYAYATTRKEVEDNLKFQDVLLKTISRTAPVGIGLIRDKTFIHVNDYFCNMLGYTQEELIGHPTSIIYPTEEEFKFGLEIRKDQMEKTGTGSIETVIQCKNGTLKDVIVNSTPLDREDWQKGISFTLLDISKRKHAENELKKSYAELEKRKDAYKEAHRIEQLANIERSNFQDNMCHEIRTPLNGILGMLQVLQLNLTDTNDLECLGYTMSSCKRLANLLNEIIEYSRLQDGRVCVLHDPFDLMDVFKDTRLLFEISSRQKKLEFQIKDSNKLPPLLIGDYRKLNQILNNLVGNAVKFTNSGSVSIEAWPVPNACSSGKCRILFSVSDTGIGIADEKIEYIFKPYSQADGSSTRSYEGAGLGLTIAKRLLDTLGGEIFIESELGVGTTVYFCLEFKVPSPEIDY, from the coding sequence ATGAAAATAAGATTCTTTCCAGTAATAATTTCTTTCCTGACAGGATCTGCTCTGGGCTGGGCTTTTTCAATTCTAGAAAATTATCTGGTTGGTAAGCTGGGTAGTTCTGTTACATTGCTTTTTCCGGTTGTTTCCGGTGGGCTTCTCTGTTTTTCCCTTTATATGTGTTATGCCTATGCGACAACAAGAAAGGAAGTTGAGGATAATCTTAAATTCCAAGATGTTTTGTTAAAGACGATAAGCAGGACGGCTCCGGTGGGAATAGGACTTATTCGGGATAAAACGTTTATTCATGTAAACGATTATTTTTGTAATATGCTTGGCTATACCCAAGAAGAGTTGATAGGTCATCCTACCTCAATTATTTACCCCACTGAAGAGGAATTCAAATTTGGGCTTGAAATAAGAAAGGACCAAATGGAAAAAACGGGTACGGGGTCAATTGAAACGGTAATTCAGTGTAAAAACGGTACACTGAAGGATGTAATAGTTAATTCTACTCCTCTGGACAGAGAAGACTGGCAAAAAGGAATATCTTTTACGCTGTTGGATATTAGCAAACGCAAGCATGCTGAGAATGAATTAAAAAAATCATATGCGGAATTAGAAAAAAGAAAAGACGCATACAAGGAAGCTCATCGTATTGAGCAGCTAGCTAATATTGAGAGAAGCAATTTTCAGGACAATATGTGTCATGAAATACGCACTCCACTGAACGGCATATTAGGGATGCTGCAGGTTTTGCAGTTAAATCTTACAGATACTAATGATTTGGAATGTCTTGGATATACAATGTCGTCCTGCAAAAGGCTGGCAAATCTTTTGAATGAGATAATAGAATACTCAAGGCTTCAGGATGGCAGGGTTTGTGTACTGCACGATCCTTTTGATCTCATGGATGTTTTTAAGGACACCAGATTACTTTTCGAAATTTCATCGCGTCAGAAAAAACTTGAATTTCAGATAAAAGATTCAAACAAGCTGCCTCCGTTGCTGATCGGAGATTATAGAAAATTAAATCAGATTCTTAACAATCTTGTTGGCAATGCTGTAAAATTCACCAATTCCGGAAGTGTCAGTATTGAAGCCTGGCCCGTGCCTAATGCTTGTTCTTCGGGGAAATGCCGTATTTTGTTTTCTGTTTCTGATACGGGGATAGGTATTGCTGACGAGAAAATAGAGTATATTTTCAAACCATATTCGCAGGCGGACGGAAGCAGTACCCGGAGTTATGAAGGGGCCGGTTTAGGACTGACAATTGCCAAAAGATTGCTTGATACTCTTGGCGGAGAGATTTTTATAGAAAGTGAATTGGGAGTAGGGACCACAGTTTATTTTTGTCTTGAATTCAAGGTACCGTCACCGGAAATTGATTACTGA
- a CDS encoding nucleoside deaminase, with product MPNIITRGTPPAEPPQGQTWRSMMDIAIREAFKARQHGEVPIGAALFDSGGKLLATGNNTPLTKKDPTGHAEINCLRNACERLDNYRLPQGTILVVTLEPCIMCLGAIIHARVGGVVFGAPDPKAGAVVSNMEGTELPFSNHKFWTIGGVCENECKEILQSFFLHKRKK from the coding sequence ATGCCAAACATTATCACCAGAGGAACCCCGCCCGCAGAACCTCCGCAGGGCCAGACATGGCGATCCATGATGGATATTGCCATTCGTGAAGCCTTTAAAGCACGCCAGCACGGCGAAGTTCCCATCGGTGCAGCTTTATTCGACTCGGGTGGTAAACTCCTCGCCACCGGGAATAATACCCCGCTCACAAAAAAAGATCCCACCGGACATGCGGAAATCAACTGCCTCCGCAATGCATGCGAAAGACTGGATAACTACCGCCTGCCACAGGGGACAATTCTGGTTGTTACGCTGGAGCCCTGCATCATGTGCCTCGGCGCGATTATTCATGCAAGAGTGGGAGGGGTTGTCTTCGGTGCTCCTGACCCAAAAGCCGGTGCGGTAGTCTCAAATATGGAAGGAACGGAACTTCCCTTCTCCAATCATAAATTCTGGACCATCGGCGGGGTATGCGAGAATGAATGTAAAGAAATTTTACAAAGTTTTTTTCTACATAAGAGAAAAAAATAA
- a CDS encoding phosphoribosylformylglycinamidine synthase subunit PurQ translates to MARVKVLVITGYGTNCEHESAHAAKKAGADQVDITYFSDLAAGKKTLEGYNFLIFPGGFLDGDDLGAAQAAALRWKHAHTADGTPLVDQIKKFFEDGGVILGICNGFQLLVKLGLLPAVGGEYFTRQVSLSYNDSAKYEDRWVHLKANPDSPCVFTKGIDTLNVPVRHGEGKIIPADDAMLEKIVENNLHAVQYIDPESGEVTMDYPANPNGSPLGIAGLTDPTGRILGLMPHPEAFNHPTNHPKWTRGNIPTLGLALLEGGVNYIKSL, encoded by the coding sequence ATGGCCCGCGTTAAAGTTTTGGTCATCACCGGTTACGGAACCAACTGTGAACACGAATCTGCCCATGCCGCTAAAAAAGCCGGCGCAGACCAAGTGGACATCACTTATTTTTCCGATCTCGCCGCAGGTAAAAAAACTCTTGAAGGATATAACTTCCTAATATTTCCCGGCGGCTTTCTGGACGGCGACGACCTCGGAGCAGCACAGGCTGCGGCGCTCCGCTGGAAACACGCTCATACCGCAGACGGCACCCCGCTTGTGGACCAGATCAAAAAATTCTTTGAAGACGGTGGCGTAATTTTAGGTATCTGCAACGGATTCCAGCTGCTTGTAAAACTCGGCCTGCTGCCCGCAGTTGGCGGCGAGTATTTCACCCGCCAGGTCTCCCTCAGCTACAACGATTCCGCAAAATATGAAGACCGCTGGGTCCACCTCAAGGCAAATCCCGATTCCCCATGTGTATTCACCAAGGGAATCGACACCCTGAACGTACCTGTACGTCACGGCGAAGGGAAGATCATCCCCGCAGACGACGCCATGCTTGAAAAAATCGTGGAAAACAACCTGCATGCAGTGCAGTACATTGACCCCGAATCCGGCGAAGTGACCATGGATTACCCTGCCAACCCCAACGGTTCACCGCTGGGCATCGCCGGGCTGACCGACCCCACTGGCCGTATTCTCGGACTCATGCCGCATCCCGAGGCTTTCAACCACCCAACCAACCACCCCAAATGGACCCGAGGCAACATCCCCACTCTCGGTCTGGCACTTCTCGAAGGTGGCGTGAATTATATTAAATCGCTGTAA
- a CDS encoding CTP synthase, whose protein sequence is MKTKFIFITGGVLSSLGKGLAAASIGALLKARGMTATIQKLDPYINVDPGTMNPFQHGEVYVTDDGAETDLDLGHYERYLDVALSQKNNMTSGRVYHNVITKERRGDYLGGTVQVIPHITDEIKNAVINMPNGEDVALIEIGGTVGDIEGLPFLEAIRQLRSELGSENVLYIHLTLVPYLAAAGEVKTKPTQHSVKELRSIGIHPDIILCRSEVDLDEDIKRKIALFCDVDRDAVFTAVDVKSIYEVPLSFYNEGLDQKIAILLKLPAKNCNLEAWKELNYKLKHPKGSTTIAIVGKYVDLKEAYKSLHEALIHGGVANEVEVKLRYVNSEEITPENVKEKLAGCNGVLVPGGFGTRGVEGKINAIKYARENKVPFFGICLGMQCAVIEYARNVMGLKAANSEEFNPDGNENVIYLMKEWYDYRTKKTENRCEESDKGGTMRLGSYPCKVVEGTKAMAAYGKAEIQERHRHRYEFNKEKYADQLVEAGLVLSGLSPDETLVEIVEVADHPWFLGCQFHPEFKSNPMHAHPLFRDFIKAACGNK, encoded by the coding sequence ATGAAAACCAAATTTATATTCATCACCGGGGGCGTGCTGTCCTCACTTGGTAAAGGGCTTGCAGCAGCATCCATAGGCGCACTCCTCAAAGCCAGAGGAATGACTGCAACCATCCAGAAGCTTGATCCTTATATCAACGTTGACCCCGGCACCATGAACCCCTTTCAGCACGGGGAAGTTTACGTAACTGACGATGGGGCTGAAACCGACCTCGACCTCGGTCATTACGAGCGCTACCTTGATGTTGCATTGAGCCAGAAAAACAACATGACCTCCGGCCGCGTTTATCACAACGTAATCACCAAAGAACGCCGTGGAGATTACCTCGGCGGTACCGTACAGGTGATTCCGCACATTACCGACGAAATCAAGAATGCGGTGATAAATATGCCTAATGGTGAGGATGTGGCCCTCATCGAGATCGGTGGTACTGTCGGTGATATCGAAGGTCTTCCTTTTCTTGAAGCCATCCGTCAGCTGCGTTCCGAGTTGGGCAGCGAGAATGTGCTTTACATCCATCTGACCCTCGTTCCCTACCTTGCCGCTGCTGGTGAAGTTAAGACCAAGCCCACCCAGCACTCCGTTAAGGAACTGCGCAGTATCGGTATCCATCCCGATATCATTCTTTGCCGCAGCGAAGTTGACCTTGATGAAGATATCAAGCGTAAAATTGCTCTTTTCTGTGACGTTGACCGTGACGCCGTTTTCACTGCTGTTGACGTTAAGTCCATCTACGAAGTTCCGCTCAGTTTTTATAATGAAGGCCTGGACCAGAAGATTGCCATTCTGCTCAAGCTTCCGGCTAAAAATTGTAATCTTGAGGCCTGGAAAGAACTCAATTACAAGCTCAAGCATCCCAAAGGTTCAACCACTATTGCCATTGTCGGTAAGTATGTTGACCTTAAGGAAGCTTACAAGTCCCTGCACGAAGCTCTCATCCACGGCGGCGTTGCCAACGAGGTTGAAGTCAAGCTGCGTTATGTGAACTCTGAAGAAATAACTCCTGAAAATGTTAAGGAGAAGCTGGCCGGTTGTAACGGTGTTCTCGTTCCCGGCGGTTTTGGAACCCGTGGTGTTGAAGGCAAGATTAATGCTATCAAGTATGCCCGTGAAAACAAGGTTCCCTTCTTTGGAATCTGTCTCGGAATGCAGTGTGCGGTTATTGAATACGCCCGAAATGTCATGGGCCTTAAGGCTGCCAATTCCGAAGAATTTAACCCCGACGGAAATGAGAACGTAATTTACCTGATGAAAGAATGGTACGATTACCGCACCAAGAAGACCGAAAACCGTTGCGAAGAAAGCGACAAGGGCGGCACCATGCGTCTCGGTTCCTACCCCTGCAAAGTTGTTGAGGGCACTAAAGCCATGGCAGCTTACGGCAAGGCTGAAATTCAGGAACGCCATCGTCACCGTTACGAATTCAACAAGGAAAAATATGCGGACCAGCTTGTTGAAGCAGGTCTGGTTCTGAGCGGTCTTTCTCCTGATGAAACTCTGGTTGAGATTGTTGAAGTTGCTGATCATCCATGGTTCCTCGGTTGCCAGTTCCACCCGGAATTCAAGTCCAACCCCATGCATGCCCATCCGCTGTTCAGGGATTTCATCAAGGCTGCCTGCGGCAATAAATAA
- the kdsA gene encoding 3-deoxy-8-phosphooctulonate synthase, protein MAGPCALETIDVALRAAEVLADIASRLDVTVIFKSSFDKANRTSITSFRGPGMEEGLKWLQRVKDESGLPVVTDIHIPDQAAAVGEVADVIQIPAFLCRQTDLLVAAANTGRVINVKKGQFLAPHDMRHVVGKLREAGNERIWLTERGSSFGYNNLVVDMRSMAIMKELGCPVVFDATHSVQLPGGLGGKSGGQREFVPVLSRAAVAAGASGVFMETHPDPDCALCDGPNSWPLDRAEDLIKDLLAAWSVDYVC, encoded by the coding sequence ATGGCGGGACCTTGCGCACTGGAAACCATAGATGTCGCCCTGCGTGCTGCAGAAGTGCTGGCTGACATCGCCTCCCGTCTTGATGTGACGGTAATTTTTAAGAGCTCTTTCGACAAAGCCAATCGGACCTCTATCACTTCGTTCAGGGGACCGGGCATGGAGGAAGGGCTTAAATGGTTACAGCGGGTGAAGGATGAATCCGGGCTGCCCGTTGTCACCGATATTCATATCCCTGATCAGGCTGCAGCTGTCGGTGAAGTTGCTGATGTTATCCAGATTCCGGCGTTTCTCTGCCGTCAGACTGACCTTCTTGTTGCAGCAGCCAATACAGGCCGTGTCATCAATGTTAAAAAAGGACAGTTCCTCGCACCTCACGACATGCGTCATGTGGTGGGTAAATTGCGTGAAGCAGGAAACGAACGTATCTGGCTTACCGAGCGCGGGTCATCCTTTGGGTACAACAATCTTGTGGTGGACATGCGCTCAATGGCGATCATGAAAGAACTCGGTTGTCCGGTTGTTTTCGATGCCACCCACTCCGTGCAGCTTCCCGGCGGTCTGGGTGGCAAGTCCGGCGGTCAGCGGGAGTTCGTGCCTGTGCTTTCCCGTGCGGCCGTGGCTGCGGGGGCATCCGGTGTGTTCATGGAAACCCATCCCGACCCGGACTGCGCATTGTGTGATGGTCCCAACAGCTGGCCCCTTGATCGTGCCGAAGACTTGATCAAGGATCTTTTGGCTGCATGGAGCGTGGATTATGTCTGCTAA
- a CDS encoding HAD-IIIA family hydrolase: MSAKEHAAKIKLLILDVDGVLTDGGLYYDHEGNVMKRFNVQDGLGIKYAQQAGIELAVITGLNHGAVEKRVTELGIAEYYPGQREKLPFYEKLLRDKGLKDEEVAYIGDDWIDVPVMLRVGLPMAVKNAQPEIFGISKWIASRDGGHGAVREAISFILDAQGKLNEIWKEWAG; the protein is encoded by the coding sequence ATGTCTGCTAAGGAACATGCTGCAAAAATTAAACTGCTTATTCTTGACGTGGACGGCGTGCTTACTGACGGAGGTCTCTATTATGACCACGAAGGTAACGTCATGAAGCGTTTCAATGTTCAGGACGGCCTCGGTATCAAGTATGCTCAACAGGCCGGAATTGAGTTGGCGGTAATTACCGGCCTGAATCACGGGGCGGTTGAAAAACGTGTTACCGAACTGGGGATTGCCGAGTATTACCCCGGCCAGCGTGAAAAGCTTCCTTTTTATGAGAAGCTGCTCAGGGATAAAGGGTTGAAAGATGAGGAGGTAGCTTACATCGGTGATGATTGGATTGATGTTCCGGTTATGCTTCGAGTGGGGCTGCCCATGGCAGTGAAGAATGCCCAGCCCGAGATTTTTGGTATTTCCAAATGGATTGCCAGTCGTGACGGCGGACATGGTGCCGTGCGTGAGGCGATTTCATTTATCCTTGACGCACAGGGCAAGTTGAATGAAATCTGGAAAGAGTGGGCAGGCTAG
- the lptC gene encoding LPS export ABC transporter periplasmic protein LptC, which translates to MGRVGLVLYLILALFTGFCAGTLLGKKYGVFPHMARGTVESPLVADKNKSDISAEEIELIQGTGGDIEWILRAGSADYDQEKGLVKADKPRVTYYLGRDRKEVFVRALHGEVSQKGEGLKLWDSVEGNYGEMGLVADRLDFKPKENLLFLEGNVKVQSPAVYITSNRVKVDLVTREIMIEDGMEALISPDMVVMPQ; encoded by the coding sequence ATGGGCCGTGTCGGCTTGGTTTTATATTTGATTCTTGCCCTGTTTACGGGCTTCTGTGCGGGAACCCTGCTGGGCAAGAAGTACGGAGTTTTTCCGCATATGGCCCGTGGCACAGTGGAAAGCCCGTTGGTGGCTGACAAGAACAAGTCCGATATTTCCGCTGAAGAGATTGAGCTGATTCAGGGGACCGGCGGTGATATTGAATGGATTCTACGGGCCGGAAGTGCTGACTATGATCAGGAAAAGGGGTTGGTCAAGGCTGACAAACCACGGGTCACATATTATCTTGGCCGGGATCGCAAGGAAGTTTTTGTCCGCGCCCTGCATGGCGAGGTCAGCCAGAAGGGTGAAGGTCTCAAGCTTTGGGACAGTGTGGAAGGTAATTACGGCGAGATGGGCCTTGTGGCTGATCGTCTTGACTTTAAGCCCAAAGAGAATCTGCTTTTCCTTGAAGGAAATGTAAAAGTTCAAAGTCCGGCTGTCTATATTACTTCCAACCGGGTCAAGGTGGATCTTGTCACCCGTGAAATAATGATTGAAGACGGAATGGAAGCCTTGATTTCACCTGATATGGTGGTAATGCCTCAATAG